A part of Antechinus flavipes isolate AdamAnt ecotype Samford, QLD, Australia chromosome 6, AdamAnt_v2, whole genome shotgun sequence genomic DNA contains:
- the MRGPRG gene encoding LOW QUALITY PROTEIN: mas-related G-protein coupled receptor member G (The sequence of the model RefSeq protein was modified relative to this genomic sequence to represent the inferred CDS: inserted 2 bases in 1 codon) yields MLSFWNIISGRTFSIILLSLMILIGLGGLVGNGLMLWLLGFRTKRNPFSVYILHLAGADFLFLGCQTVFAILSFSRGQQPLYLVVAFLWFAAGLGLLVAVSLEQCLAALFPRWGARRPKHTSACTCALVWALSLPLVLVPARACGLLTGGGSWLTCFRYHVVSVICMGLLFSALCVSSVVLLVRVQCCSQSGPKPPFYCFVLQLVPLFFFCGLPFLIYWTVKNTLGSLASFFSFFLSIAELLACVNSSTKPLIYFCNAGHRQDLQRAWAXGEGRAGSPRPWR; encoded by the exons ATGCTGAGTTTCTGGAACATCATCAGCGGGAGGACTTTCTCCATCATCCTGCTGTCCCTCATGATCCTCATTGGCCTGGGCGGGCTGGTGGGGAACGGCCTCATGCTCTGGCTCCTGGGCTTCAGAACCAAGCGGAACCCCTTCTCGGTCTACATCCTGCACCTGGCGGGGGCCGACTTCCTCTTCCTGGGCTGCCAGACGGTGTTCGCCATCCTCAGCTTCAGCCGGGGGCAGCAGCCGCTCTACCTGGTGGTCGCTTTCCTCTGGTTCGCCGCCGGCCTGGGCCTGCTGGTGGCCGTGAGCCTGGAGCAGTGTCTGGCCGCGCTCTTCCCCCGGTGGGGCGCCCGGCGGCCTAAGCACACGTCGGCCTGCACGTGCGCGCTGGTCTGGGCGCTGTCCCTGCCGCTGGTGCTGGTGCCGGCCCGCGCCTGCGGCTTACTGACCGGGGGCGGCTCGTGGCTTACCTGCTTCCGCTACCACGTGGTGAGCGTCATTTGCATGGGCCTGCTCTTCTCGGCTCTGTGCGTCTCCAGCGTGGTGCTGCTGGTGCGCGTGCAGTGCTGCTCCCAGAGCGGCCCGAAGCCCCCGTTCTACTGCTTCGTCCTCCAGCTGGTCCCCTTGTTCTTCTTCTGCGGACTCCCCTTCCTCATCTACTGGACCGTGAAGAACACCTTGGGCTCCCTGgcgtcttttttttcttttttcttgtccaTTGCCGAGCTCCTGGCCTGTGTGAACAGCAGCACCAAGCCCCTCATTTACTTCTGCAATGCGGGCCACAGGCAGGATCTCCAAAGGGCCTGGGC AGGAGAGGGAAGAGCAGGTTCGCCGAGGCCCTGGAGATGA